A genomic region of Pseudoalteromonas piscicida contains the following coding sequences:
- a CDS encoding non-ribosomal peptide synthetase, whose translation MNEQQRQIEALIAEALAAGVTLYEKNGGLAFKQTAGFPPQLKQQVVEYKSEIIAYFQQQSRDVANSSPKIVAQPSAGKVLPLSFAQEGLWFIEQLQGSKQYYMPAEFLLRGKLNIQAMHSAVQNVVQRHEILRARFVKNEQDGQPRLQITDDVSAPFEWLDASVVPEETRQAYIASRIAAHQNKPFDLAHDCLLRVLVVSDDDEHHLAFNMHHIVSDGASMALLAQEIEAGYCKHIGAPYTALATMQVQYSDFSLWQRTQLTPDRIEAPLAQLKQQFSELAPLQSLPCDFVRPAVQSLTGKVYRQALDTSLFAAISTQAKSLQLTPFMWLLNTFMLFIARLTQSQQVIVGTPELGRHHPELTPLIGLFVNTLVMHAKLKSDMPFSQWLQQQKDLNLAAFEYRDIPFDKVVEAVGAPRDLSHHPLVQILFTLETRDERAFTLPGLSVQEVQKQQADSIAVKCDLELNAVVDEQALYLHWKFDSNLYTAETIKHWADCFHTLLQACVTAPHTAVGELALLNQKQQQALIMDAQCQAATWPKQDTITSLFTRYAERFATRTAVQDSTTVLSYRDLNERVDALAIMLLQKGVTPRTMLVVSVSRSVEMIVTLLAVLRVGAAYVPVDPNYPQERIEYILGDVQSPWLLCDNATQAQFSQLSYQLINVSQAEPQASREALKQLDAIQVEPQDLAYMIYTSGTTGRPKGVQIEHRHVVRLLHVEPNLFDFNEQDVWTLFHSFCFDFSVWEMYSALLFGGRLVVVDKATTQDTQAFAQLLVDAQVTVLNQTPSAFYALQATLLNDSQLASQCAVRYVIFGGEALQPSKLQPWAQHLPNCQLINMYGITETTVHVTFKALEPADLTLGTSNIGRAIPTTSCYVLDDKQRLLPQGAVGELYVGGEGVCRGYWQRDELNATRFIQNPFNEGSEQRLYRSGDLVRLMASGELSYVGRIDDQVKVRGYRIELGEIENQLRQHPEVAEVTVLLNRQDPENVWICAFVVLHKQVEFDDITLVMQQFLKQNLPDHMLPAKVQAVSAMPLTSNGKVDKKALLQQLDTSLNENTYEAPIGELETQLASYFAEILQRELVGRYDDFFRLGGHSLLAVKLANHIRKTLHIELPLQAIFTHPTVQGLAAALEKQDAQLSAIAVVDKTNGVVLSFAQQRLWTLDQMQQGSQQYQIQALLAFSGEFDLSAFEQSWQKVLSRHQVLHSAITNTNDGPKQYLVALSEHFVTIIDVSTQSPLWQNLVWQRAVRDDQAQGFDLSKDLMIRATLVRFSSGYHRLIVNMHHIASDARSIEVLMRELTQFYAHYTQGCELAHDLIAPPEVQYADYAHWHRSLCQGAQQSADMAFWSAHLDDAPPLHQLPLDTPRGQAVNNSAQAFNEQLSAETWQRLQQHCQRLAITPFIWLHSAYAVVLAKFSQVDDIVVGAPFSGRHHPQVEQLIGFFVNALPIRVKLDWQQSFSQLLDIQREQIEQVHQHQSLPFEQLIDHLGVSRELSHQSVFQLSFAFNPEPQHTPEFVGLSTEVLASENARAKFDLELSATINGQELRLHWLYNSGLFEKETVASIAECFNVVIAQLLTQPECPLADIKLCKDQLLENHAISGKSAPEHLDLSVLEQIERNLAVPTQAKQIAVIDTNSNQTLSYGELTERAKALAALLLSEGLQPEQPVLVAMTGSAELIVAMLAVLKAGGCYVPVDPHYPQARVNYIAKDSGAALVLTKCEFAARFEIAELDDNHLEAEYRSPHVMCVDDANVQTRLAAIPLPQQFPKIKAEQLAYVIYTSGTTGNPKGVMIAHQGLANLCGWHRRAFAVDNHSVASQTANPAFDAATWEIWPYLCAGASLVCVPKTVLQSPAELTACFNTHQVTHSFIATPIAQALLTEPLFNPQSLRYLLVGGDKLGALQAKEYGFTLVNNYGPTEASVVATSGVVEFDKQVPDIGLPVDNSQLFILDPQLRAVPPGMIGELYVTGAGLARGYLHQPQLSAERFIELQVSPSQAVRAYKTGDLVRLLSNGRIAYMGRNDGQVKLRGYRIELAEIEQQIGLLSSVQECAVQITTSASRQPQLQAFVVANTEPQVLQAQLKERLPSYMVPEHFVMLARLPLTPHGKVDHRALATLSKTQQTTTVTEQSAVTSQANSIVAQLLAIYR comes from the coding sequence ATGAATGAACAGCAAAGACAGATAGAGGCGTTGATTGCAGAAGCATTGGCAGCTGGCGTGACCTTGTATGAAAAAAACGGTGGCCTGGCATTTAAGCAAACCGCTGGATTTCCTCCACAGCTAAAACAGCAAGTGGTTGAATATAAATCAGAGATCATTGCCTATTTCCAACAGCAAAGCCGTGATGTGGCGAACTCATCGCCGAAAATAGTCGCGCAGCCAAGCGCGGGGAAAGTCTTACCGCTGAGCTTTGCGCAGGAAGGACTGTGGTTTATTGAGCAACTGCAAGGTAGCAAGCAGTATTATATGCCCGCCGAGTTTTTGTTACGCGGCAAGCTTAATATTCAAGCAATGCACAGCGCCGTACAAAATGTGGTGCAGCGCCACGAAATACTGCGCGCTAGGTTTGTAAAAAATGAACAAGATGGCCAACCCCGGCTGCAAATAACGGATGACGTGAGTGCGCCGTTTGAGTGGCTTGATGCCAGTGTAGTACCTGAGGAAACAAGGCAAGCCTACATTGCTTCGCGCATCGCAGCACATCAAAACAAGCCTTTTGACTTGGCTCATGATTGTTTACTTCGCGTGCTGGTGGTGAGTGATGACGATGAGCATCACCTTGCTTTTAATATGCACCATATTGTCTCTGACGGGGCGTCAATGGCGCTACTCGCACAAGAGATAGAGGCTGGCTATTGCAAACACATAGGTGCACCTTATACAGCACTTGCAACGATGCAGGTACAATATAGTGATTTTAGCCTGTGGCAGCGAACACAGTTAACGCCAGATCGCATCGAGGCACCACTGGCGCAATTAAAACAGCAATTTAGCGAATTAGCGCCGTTGCAGTCATTGCCTTGTGATTTTGTCCGTCCAGCGGTGCAATCGTTAACGGGGAAAGTATATCGCCAAGCGCTTGATACATCGTTATTTGCGGCGATCTCGACTCAGGCGAAGTCGCTCCAGTTGACACCCTTTATGTGGCTACTCAATACCTTTATGTTGTTTATCGCAAGGCTTACGCAATCGCAGCAGGTGATTGTAGGCACGCCAGAGCTTGGCCGCCATCATCCTGAATTAACGCCGTTAATCGGCTTGTTTGTTAATACCCTCGTGATGCATGCAAAGCTTAAAAGTGATATGCCATTTAGCCAATGGTTGCAGCAACAAAAAGACCTCAACCTAGCGGCGTTTGAATACCGCGATATTCCTTTTGATAAAGTGGTTGAAGCGGTTGGCGCTCCAAGAGATTTAAGTCACCATCCGCTAGTGCAAATATTATTTACACTGGAAACCCGTGATGAGCGTGCTTTTACGCTTCCGGGATTATCGGTTCAAGAAGTGCAAAAACAACAGGCGGATAGCATAGCGGTAAAATGCGACTTAGAACTTAATGCCGTAGTTGATGAGCAGGCACTTTATTTACATTGGAAGTTTGATAGCAACCTCTACACAGCAGAGACCATCAAACATTGGGCGGATTGCTTTCACACGCTGCTTCAAGCTTGTGTTACAGCCCCTCATACCGCCGTTGGTGAACTTGCGTTACTGAACCAAAAACAGCAGCAAGCTTTAATAATGGACGCTCAATGCCAAGCGGCAACTTGGCCTAAGCAAGACACCATCACCAGTTTATTCACGCGCTACGCCGAGCGCTTTGCCACACGCACTGCCGTGCAAGATAGCACGACTGTGCTGAGTTATCGTGACCTTAACGAGCGAGTCGATGCGCTGGCGATAATGCTGTTACAGAAAGGGGTCACGCCAAGAACCATGTTGGTGGTGAGTGTATCACGCAGCGTTGAGATGATAGTGACCTTGCTGGCAGTGCTTAGAGTCGGTGCTGCCTACGTGCCAGTAGATCCCAACTATCCGCAAGAACGCATTGAGTATATTTTGGGAGACGTGCAAAGCCCATGGCTACTTTGTGATAACGCTACCCAGGCACAGTTTAGTCAGCTTTCATATCAGCTAATTAATGTGTCACAGGCAGAGCCTCAGGCCAGCCGCGAAGCCCTCAAGCAGCTTGATGCTATTCAGGTTGAGCCGCAAGACTTGGCGTATATGATCTATACCTCGGGCACCACAGGGCGACCAAAAGGCGTACAAATTGAGCATCGTCATGTGGTGCGGTTACTTCATGTTGAGCCCAACTTGTTCGATTTTAATGAGCAAGATGTTTGGACTTTATTTCATTCCTTCTGCTTTGATTTCTCTGTGTGGGAAATGTATAGCGCGTTGCTCTTTGGTGGTCGTCTTGTGGTTGTGGATAAAGCGACTACGCAAGACACCCAAGCTTTTGCTCAGTTGTTGGTTGATGCTCAGGTTACGGTCTTAAATCAAACACCAAGTGCGTTTTACGCGCTACAAGCCACGCTACTCAATGACAGTCAGTTGGCGAGCCAATGTGCAGTGCGGTACGTGATTTTTGGTGGTGAAGCGTTGCAGCCAAGTAAGCTACAGCCTTGGGCACAGCACTTACCAAATTGTCAGTTAATCAATATGTATGGCATTACCGAAACCACGGTACATGTTACCTTTAAAGCGCTGGAGCCTGCGGATCTGACGCTTGGCACCAGTAATATAGGTCGTGCGATTCCGACCACCAGCTGCTATGTACTTGATGACAAGCAAAGGCTCTTGCCACAAGGTGCCGTGGGCGAGTTGTACGTAGGGGGCGAGGGGGTTTGTCGGGGATATTGGCAACGTGATGAATTAAACGCAACCCGCTTTATTCAAAACCCCTTTAATGAAGGGTCTGAGCAGCGGCTATATCGCTCGGGGGATCTCGTGCGGCTAATGGCCAGCGGTGAGCTGAGCTATGTTGGTCGAATTGACGACCAAGTAAAGGTTCGAGGTTATCGCATTGAATTAGGCGAAATTGAAAACCAGTTGCGCCAGCATCCCGAAGTGGCTGAGGTCACTGTGCTGTTAAATCGGCAAGACCCAGAAAATGTCTGGATCTGCGCCTTTGTGGTGTTACACAAACAAGTCGAGTTCGACGACATCACGTTGGTCATGCAGCAGTTTTTAAAACAAAATTTACCCGACCATATGTTGCCTGCCAAAGTGCAAGCGGTTTCAGCCATGCCACTGACCAGCAATGGTAAAGTAGATAAAAAAGCACTACTGCAGCAACTTGATACAAGCCTTAACGAAAACACTTATGAAGCACCGATTGGCGAGCTTGAAACCCAACTTGCAAGCTATTTTGCCGAGATACTGCAGCGCGAGTTGGTTGGTCGCTATGACGACTTTTTTAGACTCGGCGGACACTCGCTACTTGCTGTAAAACTGGCAAACCATATTCGCAAGACGCTGCACATTGAGTTACCGCTGCAAGCGATTTTTACGCACCCTACAGTACAAGGTTTAGCGGCTGCACTTGAAAAGCAAGACGCGCAGCTAAGTGCTATTGCTGTGGTGGATAAAACCAATGGCGTAGTGTTGTCTTTTGCTCAGCAGCGTTTATGGACACTAGATCAAATGCAGCAGGGCAGCCAGCAATATCAAATTCAAGCGTTATTGGCGTTTTCAGGGGAGTTTGATCTGAGCGCATTCGAGCAAAGTTGGCAAAAGGTGCTGTCACGGCATCAGGTGTTGCACTCGGCTATCACCAACACGAATGATGGGCCTAAACAGTACCTTGTGGCTTTGTCTGAGCATTTTGTTACGATCATTGATGTCTCCACACAATCGCCGCTTTGGCAAAACTTGGTTTGGCAGCGCGCGGTACGGGACGACCAAGCACAGGGTTTTGATCTTAGTAAAGATCTAATGATCCGCGCAACTCTAGTTCGATTTTCATCAGGTTATCATCGCCTTATCGTCAATATGCACCATATTGCTAGTGATGCTCGCTCTATTGAAGTATTAATGCGAGAGCTTACGCAGTTTTATGCCCATTACACCCAAGGCTGTGAACTTGCCCATGACTTAATTGCGCCACCTGAGGTGCAATACGCGGATTATGCCCATTGGCATCGATCACTGTGCCAAGGCGCGCAGCAAAGTGCAGATATGGCATTTTGGTCAGCGCACCTTGACGATGCGCCGCCACTGCACCAATTACCGCTCGATACGCCGCGTGGGCAAGCGGTGAATAATAGCGCGCAAGCATTTAATGAGCAGCTAAGCGCAGAGACTTGGCAACGGCTACAACAGCATTGTCAGCGCTTGGCAATAACCCCGTTTATTTGGTTGCATAGCGCGTATGCGGTGGTGCTCGCTAAGTTTAGCCAAGTGGATGATATTGTGGTTGGTGCGCCATTTTCAGGGCGGCATCACCCGCAAGTGGAGCAGTTGATTGGCTTTTTCGTCAATGCCTTGCCTATTCGCGTGAAGCTCGATTGGCAGCAGAGTTTCAGTCAGCTACTCGATATACAAAGAGAGCAGATTGAGCAAGTACATCAACATCAATCACTTCCCTTTGAGCAGCTCATTGACCATCTTGGTGTTAGCCGTGAGCTGAGTCACCAAAGTGTTTTCCAGTTGAGTTTTGCGTTTAATCCGGAGCCACAGCACACACCGGAGTTTGTAGGCCTTAGCACGGAAGTTTTAGCGTCGGAAAACGCGCGTGCCAAGTTTGACCTAGAGCTCAGCGCAACAATAAATGGGCAAGAGTTAAGGTTGCACTGGCTATACAACAGTGGATTATTTGAAAAAGAAACTGTGGCTAGCATTGCAGAGTGTTTTAATGTTGTGATCGCGCAGTTACTCACGCAGCCTGAGTGCCCGCTTGCGGATATAAAACTTTGTAAGGATCAGCTGCTAGAGAATCATGCAATTTCAGGTAAATCAGCACCGGAACACTTGGATCTGTCAGTGCTTGAGCAAATTGAGCGAAATTTGGCTGTGCCCACGCAGGCCAAACAGATAGCGGTAATTGACACAAACTCAAATCAAACCTTGAGTTATGGTGAGCTTACTGAAAGAGCGAAGGCATTGGCGGCGCTGTTATTAAGTGAAGGGCTGCAACCCGAGCAGCCTGTGCTTGTTGCGATGACGGGTAGCGCAGAGCTCATTGTGGCGATGTTGGCTGTGTTAAAAGCGGGTGGATGTTATGTACCTGTGGACCCTCATTACCCTCAAGCGCGAGTCAATTACATCGCTAAAGACAGCGGCGCAGCGCTGGTTTTAACAAAGTGTGAGTTTGCCGCTCGCTTTGAGATAGCTGAGTTAGATGATAATCACCTTGAGGCTGAATATCGCTCGCCACATGTTATGTGTGTTGATGACGCTAACGTGCAAACGCGCCTTGCGGCAATACCATTACCTCAGCAGTTTCCAAAAATTAAGGCTGAGCAGCTGGCCTATGTGATTTATACCTCAGGCACAACAGGTAACCCCAAAGGCGTGATGATAGCCCACCAAGGGCTGGCGAATTTATGTGGTTGGCACCGACGCGCCTTTGCGGTGGATAATCATAGCGTAGCGAGTCAAACCGCCAACCCCGCCTTTGACGCGGCAACCTGGGAGATTTGGCCTTATCTATGTGCTGGCGCGAGCTTAGTGTGTGTGCCAAAAACCGTGCTGCAGTCACCGGCCGAATTAACTGCCTGCTTCAATACGCACCAAGTCACGCATAGTTTTATTGCAACGCCAATCGCTCAAGCGCTGCTCACTGAGCCTTTGTTTAATCCACAAAGCTTGCGCTATTTGCTGGTTGGCGGCGATAAACTCGGTGCGCTGCAAGCAAAAGAGTACGGATTTACCCTAGTCAATAACTATGGACCTACCGAAGCTTCGGTGGTCGCGACTTCTGGTGTGGTTGAGTTTGACAAACAGGTGCCAGATATCGGCTTGCCCGTCGACAATAGTCAGCTATTTATCTTAGATCCACAACTGCGGGCTGTGCCACCGGGGATGATCGGTGAGTTATACGTAACAGGGGCAGGACTTGCCAGAGGATATTTGCATCAACCACAGCTTAGCGCTGAGCGTTTTATTGAGCTACAAGTCTCTCCATCGCAAGCGGTGCGTGCCTATAAAACCGGAGATTTGGTTCGCCTGCTGAGCAACGGCCGTATCGCCTATATGGGTCGTAACGATGGACAAGTAAAGCTGCGAGGTTATCGTATTGAGCTGGCCGAAATTGAACAGCAAATTGGGCTACTATCAAGCGTACAAGAATGTGCAGTTCAGATAACCACAAGCGCGTCAAGGCAGCCACAGTTACAGGCATTTGTGGTGGCAAACACTGAGCCTCAAGTGCTTCAAGCCCAGCTAAAGGAGAGACTGCCAAGTTATATGGTACCAGAGCATTTTGTTATGCTCGCAAGACTGCCTTTGACACCGCATGGCAAAGTTGACCATCGTGCCTTGGCAACGCTTAGTAAAACTCAACAGACTACCACAGTAACCGAGCAGAGCGCGGTCACATCACAGGCTAACAGCATCGTAGCCCAGTTACTGGCGATTTATCGGTAG
- a CDS encoding condensation domain-containing protein: MTAKDDYFALGGDSILSIQIASKAKALKLPVSATDVFTYPCVSALAARLAQQDIHLSMGKERQPLVGQLDKLPIQHWFFAQQFANPSHWDQSVLVSVDKSVTPAQLMQVIGYLIAQHDALRLVVADENTLFIRDGIDIQKVFTAHTLERDAWQAELSEFSEQVQQGFAFTGTPLFKAVLYVTPDSEANNRLLFSAHHLLVDGVSWRVLLEDVSQLLQQQINNVPLELPAASANLAELADFYRELATNERDLRKWQKVAALAETSHLLSLKDTSATPTIAKVRHTLSAMHTRALLGAANTSYGTTAQALLLSTLAWCAQKRGAGSEVIMLEGHGRELLTEALDSSRTIGWLTALYPMQLFSNGSRLHDVICSIKAELERSAKVASSYGAARYLHPEPNVRSSLEIDTRGLLFFNYLGQLDTVIEQQGLLGDARESTGTLVAESNLSYFGAQLTAAVVDGKLALTLEFDSQRLASEEAERLSKEILESLIQVIEHCQSQPQRHYTVSDFALLSGISERQLQRILGQVKGDVEDIYPLTGLQQGMWFHSQTAREADTKSTLPYVEQTSLLLQGCVDIEALSYAWQQLIKQHSILRSAFIDVAGEPLQVVCKHADVPLKLLHSSVIAEEQSQIVESQAAVELAEPLKLSQAPCMRLSLIAFDDGNVGVVWTYHHLIMDGWSLPVLFAELLAFYQARCRGELRPVVVDNFRDHIEYLHTHVDRDEAFWREYLGGVTAPTLLSEKVLHTENKVTGVKELSVTLPQSLQDAVTRFTGEQGLTVNQFIQGLWAYWVASCCNEPYALFGQTIAGRPTALSRMAQRVGLYINTQAVHVTIDQNARVKDYLQAVKSQLTALAQHPHTPLTQVHQWSGIENERPLFDCLYVFENYPQDPLQNSAALPFIATTLSEVDETHYPLTFVVGIGAGLSLTLSYQQQCFDEVFIEQSLAAMQQLILAATQQPEQTLGKLSWQAQRAPYSKALPLPTFALTQAAKYQTPNLPIQQLFAQVAAEFPEHIAIREYGAASGEARCYRYSQLDKDANQLAHYLASRLEPSTAPVIIGLCLEANYQLIVAMLAVLKLGAAYLPIAPSLPEPRRRLLLQNANAAMLVTKTEYWQGSSEQVVPQVDLDNIQGTLGEQPSRCFTAPCQIDDLCYVIYTSGTTGMPKGVMVEHASVVNYVQALAAQYAITPSDNYLQFASMSFDVFAEEVFCTLLHGATLVMAPTDDMLDPNKLAQLSQGAELTLMSLPTAYWHQLAATSVTLPNLVTDHHHRWRANADSRAHRLAAALWRPYSNY, translated from the coding sequence ATGACCGCTAAAGACGACTATTTTGCTTTAGGCGGCGACTCTATTTTGAGTATTCAAATCGCCAGTAAAGCCAAAGCACTCAAGTTACCTGTTAGCGCTACCGACGTGTTTACCTACCCCTGTGTTTCGGCACTTGCAGCAAGACTTGCCCAGCAAGATATTCACCTGTCGATGGGTAAAGAAAGGCAGCCATTGGTAGGTCAACTCGATAAATTACCAATTCAGCATTGGTTTTTTGCCCAACAATTTGCCAACCCCAGTCATTGGGATCAGAGCGTGCTGGTGAGTGTAGATAAATCCGTTACACCAGCGCAGCTCATGCAAGTGATAGGGTACTTGATAGCCCAGCACGATGCGCTACGTTTGGTGGTTGCGGATGAAAATACCCTATTTATACGTGATGGCATTGATATTCAAAAGGTATTTACGGCGCATACGCTTGAGCGTGACGCATGGCAAGCTGAGCTGAGCGAGTTCAGTGAGCAAGTGCAGCAAGGCTTTGCGTTTACTGGCACGCCACTGTTTAAAGCGGTGTTATATGTTACGCCTGACAGTGAGGCCAATAATCGCTTGTTGTTCAGCGCACATCACTTGCTAGTGGATGGCGTCTCTTGGCGTGTGTTACTTGAAGATGTGAGCCAGCTACTACAGCAGCAAATAAACAATGTGCCGTTGGAGCTTCCTGCCGCAAGCGCGAATTTGGCTGAACTTGCCGATTTTTATCGTGAACTTGCGACCAATGAGCGTGATTTGCGCAAATGGCAGAAGGTAGCTGCACTGGCTGAAACTTCGCACTTATTGAGTCTTAAAGATACAAGCGCGACCCCAACCATAGCCAAAGTTCGCCACACATTGTCAGCAATGCACACCCGTGCGCTACTGGGAGCCGCCAACACCAGTTATGGTACGACGGCGCAAGCATTGCTGCTCAGTACACTTGCTTGGTGTGCGCAAAAGCGTGGTGCAGGCAGTGAAGTGATCATGCTAGAAGGACATGGCCGCGAGTTACTAACCGAGGCACTGGATAGCAGCCGAACTATCGGCTGGTTAACGGCGCTTTATCCAATGCAGTTATTTAGTAATGGCAGCCGCTTGCATGATGTGATTTGTAGTATCAAGGCAGAGCTTGAAAGGAGCGCTAAAGTTGCCAGTAGTTATGGTGCTGCACGGTATTTACACCCAGAGCCAAACGTTCGCTCATCGCTTGAGATTGATACCCGAGGCTTACTGTTTTTCAACTATTTAGGCCAGCTAGATACAGTCATTGAGCAACAAGGTTTGCTGGGAGATGCTCGTGAGTCGACTGGCACTTTGGTTGCAGAGTCAAACCTCAGTTACTTTGGAGCACAACTAACGGCGGCGGTCGTGGATGGTAAACTGGCGTTAACGCTGGAATTTGACAGCCAGCGCTTAGCATCTGAAGAAGCAGAGCGATTAAGTAAAGAGATACTCGAAAGTCTAATTCAGGTCATCGAGCATTGCCAATCCCAGCCTCAACGTCATTACACAGTCAGTGACTTTGCACTTCTCAGCGGCATTTCTGAAAGGCAGTTACAGCGCATACTTGGGCAGGTTAAAGGAGACGTTGAGGATATTTACCCTCTAACTGGTTTGCAGCAAGGCATGTGGTTCCACAGTCAAACGGCACGTGAGGCGGACACTAAAAGCACGCTACCTTACGTAGAGCAAACCAGCTTATTGCTACAAGGTTGTGTGGATATAGAGGCGCTGAGTTACGCTTGGCAGCAATTAATTAAACAGCACAGCATATTACGCTCGGCCTTTATAGATGTTGCTGGCGAGCCGCTACAAGTGGTCTGTAAACATGCCGATGTGCCACTCAAACTGCTGCACAGCAGCGTCATTGCAGAAGAACAATCGCAAATAGTGGAATCACAGGCCGCGGTGGAGCTTGCCGAGCCGCTTAAGCTCTCGCAAGCGCCTTGTATGCGGTTAAGCTTAATCGCTTTTGATGATGGCAATGTTGGGGTGGTGTGGACCTATCATCATCTTATTATGGATGGCTGGTCGCTGCCGGTGTTATTTGCTGAATTATTGGCATTTTATCAAGCCCGTTGCCGAGGTGAATTACGGCCCGTTGTGGTAGATAATTTCCGCGATCATATCGAATATTTGCATACGCATGTCGACCGCGACGAAGCGTTTTGGCGGGAGTATTTGGGTGGAGTCACCGCGCCCACATTGCTTAGCGAAAAGGTACTACATACTGAAAATAAAGTGACTGGTGTTAAAGAACTTAGTGTGACGTTACCGCAATCACTGCAAGATGCAGTGACTCGCTTTACAGGCGAGCAAGGACTTACCGTCAATCAGTTTATCCAAGGGCTATGGGCGTATTGGGTGGCAAGTTGCTGCAACGAACCGTATGCCTTATTTGGTCAAACCATTGCGGGTAGACCTACAGCGCTTAGTAGAATGGCGCAGCGCGTTGGCTTGTATATTAATACGCAAGCGGTCCATGTCACGATAGATCAAAATGCGCGTGTGAAAGATTACCTGCAAGCGGTGAAGTCGCAGCTTACGGCATTGGCGCAGCACCCGCATACACCACTGACACAAGTTCATCAGTGGTCGGGTATTGAGAATGAAAGGCCACTGTTTGATTGCTTGTATGTTTTTGAAAATTATCCGCAAGATCCGTTACAAAATAGCGCTGCGTTGCCATTTATCGCAACAACCTTAAGTGAAGTTGACGAAACGCACTATCCATTGACCTTTGTGGTAGGCATAGGGGCGGGTTTATCGCTCACGCTGAGCTATCAGCAGCAATGCTTTGATGAAGTGTTTATAGAGCAAAGTCTTGCGGCGATGCAGCAGCTGATTTTAGCTGCGACACAACAGCCTGAACAAACGCTTGGGAAATTGTCTTGGCAGGCTCAACGCGCGCCGTACAGCAAGGCATTGCCTCTGCCTACTTTTGCACTGACGCAAGCGGCGAAATATCAAACGCCAAATTTACCTATTCAGCAATTATTTGCTCAAGTTGCTGCTGAGTTTCCTGAGCATATTGCTATTCGTGAATATGGTGCCGCCTCTGGGGAGGCACGCTGTTATCGCTATTCACAACTGGATAAAGACGCCAATCAGCTCGCCCATTACCTTGCTTCACGACTAGAGCCGAGTACAGCCCCCGTTATTATTGGCCTGTGTTTAGAGGCGAATTATCAGCTTATTGTGGCTATGCTTGCGGTGCTCAAATTGGGCGCGGCTTATCTACCAATTGCACCATCACTACCCGAGCCTCGACGTCGTTTGCTGCTGCAAAATGCCAATGCAGCCATGCTGGTTACTAAAACAGAATATTGGCAGGGTAGCTCGGAGCAAGTGGTGCCTCAAGTCGATTTAGATAATATTCAGGGCACTTTGGGCGAGCAGCCTAGTCGTTGCTTTACTGCGCCATGCCAGATTGACGACCTATGTTATGTAATTTATACCTCGGGCACCACAGGCATGCCAAAAGGGGTGATGGTGGAGCATGCCAGTGTCGTTAATTATGTGCAGGCATTAGCCGCGCAATATGCGATTACGCCAAGCGACAATTACCTGCAATTTGCTAGCATGAGCTTTGATGTGTTTGCCGAAGAAGTTTTTTGTACTTTACTTCATGGCGCAACGCTGGTGATGGCACCGACAGACGACATGTTGGACCCCAACAAGCTGGCGCAATTAAGCCAAGGTGCCGAGCTGACACTGATGAGTTTACCAACGGCGTATTGGCATCAACTTGCTGCGACTTCAGTCACCTTGCCAAACCTCGTTACGGATCATCACCATAGGTGGCGAGCAAATGCAGATAGCCGCGCTCACCGATTGGCAGCAGCGCTATGGCGACCGTATTCGAATTATTAA